The genomic segment TCCGCACCCTGAATATTGGAATTGTCAAAGGTTTCGATTCGATGCGGTGCCGGCATGTCAAGTGCTTCACCAAGCTGTTCTACCGCTCCGGTCGTCCGCTTCTCGTCTTTTTCAATTAATGCGAATTTCTCCCGTAACGCAATCTGGCCGTTCTTGACTGCCATTTGCACAAGATCCTTCTTCCGCCCGCGCTGAGGCTGAAGGACCGTAATACCCAGCATCTGTTCGGCAAGATCGCGGTTGACACGATCCGGTATAAGGACTTCCTTCGGCTTGATATGATTCTGACGAGAGTAGAACTGACCCATAAAAGTCAGGAAATCTTCTTCCGGTTCCTGATAAAAAGGAAACATGGATACCGCCCGTTCGATCAGCTTTCCCTGGCGCATGAAGAATACCTGCACACACATCCAGCCTTTATCATAAGCATAGCCGAATATATCACGGTCATCCATGTCGTTCAATATAATCTTCTGTTTCTCCATCACCGTTTCAATACTTCGGATCTGATCACGGAGTTCTTTTGCTTTTTCGAAATTCAGCTTATCTGCTGCTTCCATCATCTTTTTTTTCAGTTCCCGTTTCACATCCCGATAGCCTCCACCGTTCAGAAAATGGGTAATATCCTCCGACATTTTCCGGTAGGTGCTGGCGGGAATATCATTCACACAGGGAGCGAGACACTGGCCAATGTGATAATACAGACATACTCTTTTTGGCATAATGTGACACTTGCGAAGTGGATAGAGTCGGTCAAGCAGCCGCTTGGTTTCATTCGCCGCGGTCACGTTGGGATAGGGGCCAAAATATTTGCCGCTTCTCCGGTTCACTTTCCTGGTAATAATCAGACGCGGATATTTTTCAGACGTTAATTTGATGTAGGGATAACTTTTGTCATCCTTTAACATGATGTTGTAGTGGGGTTCGTGTTTCTTTATTAAGTTGATCTCAAGCAATAAAGACTCAATTTCTGAAGAAACAACGATGTATTCAAAATCGGCAATGTCCGCCACCAGGCGCTGCGTTTTAGCATCATGCGACCCGCTGAAATACGAATGGACCCGGTTGAAAAGATTTTTTGCCTTTCCGACATAGATGATTTCACCGCGGGCATTCTTCATCAGGTAGCAGCCGGGCTGTTTGGGAAGTAGACTGAGTTTTTCTTTTATTTTCCTGTTTTCCATAACGTGTACATCCTTTACAATCATTCATACAGACCGTTTTTATTATTAGTCACAAGCGCCAGACAATCAACTGTCCGGGCAATGAAAAAAGAGCTATCCTGCCGGACAGCCCTTTTTAATGAATCTTTGTCAGAATAAAACAATCAGCCGACATGCTCGTTAATCCGGTCAACCAATGCTTCTTTAGGTGTGAAGCCGACGATCTTATCCGCAATTTCGCCATCCTTGAACAGGAACATGGTCGGAATGCTCATGACGCCATACTTGCTTGCAGTCGACTGATTTTTGTCGACATCCAGTTTAACGATTTTCACCTTATCTGCTAATTCAGAATCCACTTCTTCAAGAACCGGAGCCATCATTTTGCATGGTCCGCACCATGTAGCCCAAAAATCGGCCAGTACAAGTCCTTTAGACGTTTCATCCGCAAAATTTGCGTCTGTTACCTGACTGATAGCCATTCAAAAAAACCTCCTTAGTTCATTCTTCCACAAAGTATAGCATCTCCGGGCAGGTTATGCCATTATTCAGCTTACGGGTATTTACACTATTTAAACTCGACAACGGTCACGCCACTGCCGCCTTCGCCCTGACTGCCCAGGCGTGCATTCTTAATCCGTGTATTACCTTCAACCAGTCGGGCGACACCCTTTCTCAACGCGCCGGTTCCTTTCCCGTGAATGATTGAAACACGTGGATAACCGGCCAGCATGGCCTCGTCCAGGTATTTCTCCACTTTCCGCATGGCCTCTTCATATCGTGCCCCGCGCAGGTCCAGCTCCGGCTTCACGGTGTCCCCGGCGGTTCTGACATTGACAACAGGGGTCA from the Sporolactobacillus sp. Y61 genome contains:
- the uvrC gene encoding excinuclease ABC subunit UvrC gives rise to the protein MENRKIKEKLSLLPKQPGCYLMKNARGEIIYVGKAKNLFNRVHSYFSGSHDAKTQRLVADIADFEYIVVSSEIESLLLEINLIKKHEPHYNIMLKDDKSYPYIKLTSEKYPRLIITRKVNRRSGKYFGPYPNVTAANETKRLLDRLYPLRKCHIMPKRVCLYYHIGQCLAPCVNDIPASTYRKMSEDITHFLNGGGYRDVKRELKKKMMEAADKLNFEKAKELRDQIRSIETVMEKQKIILNDMDDRDIFGYAYDKGWMCVQVFFMRQGKLIERAVSMFPFYQEPEEDFLTFMGQFYSRQNHIKPKEVLIPDRVNRDLAEQMLGITVLQPQRGRKKDLVQMAVKNGQIALREKFALIEKDEKRTTGAVEQLGEALDMPAPHRIETFDNSNIQGADPVSAMVVFEDGRPKKSDYRKYRVKTVHGPDDYATMKEVVRRRYTRLLKEGAVLPDLILIDGGKGQLSAAIDVLENEFGLYIPVCGLAKDDRHRTAQLVAGEPPVIVPLARNSQAFYLLQRIQDEVHRFAITFHRHVRQKEMLHSVLDDIPGVGRQRKRTLLRKFGSIKKIREASSEELKEAGLPQKVAESVKKYLDNSD
- the trxA gene encoding thioredoxin; its protein translation is MAISQVTDANFADETSKGLVLADFWATWCGPCKMMAPVLEEVDSELADKVKIVKLDVDKNQSTASKYGVMSIPTMFLFKDGEIADKIVGFTPKEALVDRINEHVG